The following proteins come from a genomic window of Acidimicrobiales bacterium:
- a CDS encoding plastocyanin/azurin family copper-binding protein codes for MKGWNVGKREAWAVLALALVAVAGCGGSSDGESAGPGEAPEPNTVVLRDIAFKPKVLKVEAGTTVTWRFEDQGISHDVKAEDGSFASEVTDSGTFEHTFDEPGTYPYVCTLHATQMKGTIEVTPEA; via the coding sequence GTGAAGGGGTGGAACGTGGGCAAGCGGGAGGCGTGGGCGGTGTTGGCGCTCGCGCTGGTCGCCGTGGCCGGGTGCGGGGGGAGCTCCGACGGCGAGTCCGCCGGGCCGGGCGAGGCGCCCGAGCCGAACACCGTCGTCCTCAGGGACATCGCCTTCAAGCCCAAGGTCCTGAAGGTCGAGGCGGGCACGACGGTGACGTGGAGGTTCGAGGACCAGGGGATCTCCCACGACGTCAAGGCCGAGGATGGCTCGTTCGCCAGCGAGGTCACCGACTCGGGCACGTTCGAGCACACCTTCGACGAGCCCGGCACCTACCCGTACGTGTGCACCCTCCACGCCACCCAGATGAAGGGCACGATCGAGGTGACGCCCGAGGCCTAG
- a CDS encoding ABC transporter permease, giving the protein MSSVTAPAPVPLARHRSRLAWAVSDTLVVAGRNLRTIVRLPQLLVFSTIQPVIFVLLFRYAFGGAIETPGLRYVDYLMPGIFAQTVAFGAMGTGIGLADDLQKGLIERFRSLAMARMAVLGGRILSDLVRNVFVVVLMSAVGYAVGFRIHTNPLAFAAGLGVLLLFGCALSTIFALIGLAVRSVESTQAAAFPMLAPLVFASSAFVPVQTMPGWLQVFAENQPVSVNIDAVRALSQGGPTTTPVLQSLAWTVAIVVVFGSLAVRRYRRTA; this is encoded by the coding sequence GTGAGCTCCGTCACCGCTCCCGCCCCCGTCCCCCTCGCCCGTCACCGCAGCCGCCTGGCGTGGGCCGTCAGCGACACCCTCGTCGTCGCCGGGCGCAACCTGCGCACGATCGTGCGGCTGCCCCAGCTCCTGGTGTTCTCGACGATCCAGCCCGTGATCTTCGTGCTGTTGTTCCGGTACGCCTTCGGCGGGGCGATCGAGACGCCGGGGCTGCGGTACGTCGACTACCTGATGCCCGGGATCTTCGCCCAGACGGTCGCGTTCGGCGCCATGGGCACCGGCATCGGGCTGGCCGACGACCTCCAGAAGGGGCTCATCGAGCGCTTCCGGTCCCTGGCCATGGCCCGGATGGCCGTGCTCGGCGGCCGCATCCTGAGCGACCTCGTCCGCAACGTGTTCGTGGTCGTGCTCATGTCCGCCGTCGGGTACGCCGTCGGGTTCCGCATCCACACCAACCCGCTGGCGTTCGCCGCCGGGCTGGGCGTCCTGCTCCTGTTCGGCTGCGCCCTGTCCACGATCTTCGCCCTCATCGGGCTCGCCGTCCGCAGCGTCGAGAGCACCCAGGCGGCCGCCTTCCCCATGCTGGCGCCCCTGGTGTTCGCCTCGTCGGCGTTCGTGCCGGTGCAGACCATGCCGGGGTGGCTCCAGGTGTTCGCCGAGAACCAGCCGGTGTCGGTGAACATCGACGCCGTGCGGGCGCTGTCCCAGGGCGGCCCGACGACCACACCGGTGCTCCAGTCGCTGGCGTGGACGGTCGCCATCGTGGTCGTCTTCGGCTCGCTCGCCGTCCGCCGCTACCGCCGGACGGCCTGA
- a CDS encoding Hsp20/alpha crystallin family protein: MSKDIDHRLDDLQARREGRAGESGGETMRVPVNVYEAEDALVVIAPLPGVMPGDITVEVEGDTLHIAAAMRSAAPKDYLVHEWHYGPFERTVDLPPGFGGGGTATHGNGQLAVRLTRGTGAGPIPVKPAQG; this comes from the coding sequence ATGAGCAAGGACATCGACCACCGCCTCGACGATCTCCAGGCACGGCGCGAAGGGCGCGCCGGGGAGAGCGGCGGCGAGACCATGCGGGTGCCCGTCAACGTCTACGAGGCGGAGGACGCGCTGGTCGTCATCGCCCCCCTCCCGGGCGTGATGCCCGGCGACATCACCGTCGAGGTCGAGGGCGACACGCTGCACATCGCGGCCGCCATGCGCTCGGCGGCCCCCAAGGACTACCTGGTGCACGAGTGGCACTACGGGCCGTTCGAGCGGACCGTCGACCTCCCCCCCGGGTTCGGAGGTGGCGGTACGGCCACCCATGGCAACGGCCAGCTCGCCGTACGCCTCACGCGGGGTACGGGCGCAGGGCCCATCCCGGTGAAGCCGGCCCAGGGCTAG
- a CDS encoding MarR family transcriptional regulator produces MAARRSLAAEALAGAAWRALLDYLAANRDRFGSLAAEFGLTVAGLKTLMSLDPDEPKSMRALADEWKCDASNVTWLVDRLEERDLVERRMLASDRRVKTVALTPAGVRLKGELTDRMNQPPDAFLALTTEDLEDLLRVMEKLRSGAEPTGPPAP; encoded by the coding sequence GTGGCCGCCCGTCGCTCCCTCGCCGCCGAGGCGCTGGCCGGCGCGGCGTGGCGGGCGCTGCTCGACTACCTCGCCGCCAACCGGGACCGGTTCGGCTCGCTCGCCGCCGAGTTCGGGCTCACCGTGGCCGGCCTCAAGACGCTGATGTCGCTGGACCCCGACGAGCCCAAGTCGATGCGAGCGCTGGCCGACGAGTGGAAGTGCGACGCGTCCAACGTCACGTGGTTGGTCGACCGGCTGGAGGAGCGCGACCTCGTCGAGCGCCGCATGCTGGCCTCCGACCGCAGGGTGAAGACGGTGGCGCTGACGCCGGCCGGAGTCCGGCTCAAGGGCGAGCTCACGGATCGGATGAACCAGCCGCCCGACGCCTTCCTGGCCCTCACCACCGAAGACCTGGAGGACCTCCTGCGGGTGATGGAGAAGCTCCGGTCGGGAGCGGAGCCGACGGGGCCGCCCGCCCCGTGA
- a CDS encoding C4-type zinc ribbon domain-containing protein gives MTTFEALLEVQEHDTAIDRLHHRRAHLREREELTGVDRRIAGLSGQRAEVQVRRDQVLERQASLESGITVAGERIKEIEGRLYSGQVSATRDILAMQAEVDSLKARRSSLEDELLASMEEDEPLAAQVAAFEAEEAGLHAAADRLRRVIVEAEREIDAAIAAEREARAADAAGVPESLIATYERLRTKLGGVGAARLVGPSCSGCHLTLPVQEVARIKREPPESLILCDQCGRILVR, from the coding sequence GTGACCACGTTCGAGGCCCTGCTCGAGGTCCAGGAACACGACACGGCGATCGACCGCCTCCACCACCGCCGTGCCCACCTGCGGGAGCGGGAGGAGCTCACCGGGGTCGATCGGCGCATCGCCGGCCTCTCCGGGCAGCGCGCCGAGGTGCAGGTCCGGCGCGACCAGGTGCTGGAGCGTCAGGCGTCGCTGGAGTCGGGCATCACCGTCGCCGGCGAGCGGATCAAGGAGATCGAGGGGCGCCTCTACTCCGGTCAGGTCTCGGCGACCCGCGACATCCTGGCCATGCAGGCCGAGGTCGACTCGCTGAAGGCGCGCCGGTCGTCACTGGAGGACGAGCTCCTGGCGTCCATGGAGGAGGACGAGCCGCTGGCCGCCCAGGTGGCCGCCTTCGAGGCCGAGGAGGCGGGCCTCCACGCGGCGGCCGACCGGCTGCGCCGGGTGATCGTGGAAGCCGAGCGGGAGATCGACGCCGCGATCGCGGCCGAGCGGGAGGCCCGGGCGGCCGACGCCGCCGGCGTGCCGGAGAGCCTGATCGCCACCTACGAGCGGTTGCGCACCAAGCTGGGCGGCGTCGGCGCCGCCCGCCTGGTGGGCCCGTCGTGCAGCGGGTGCCACCTCACCCTCCCGGTCCAGGAGGTTGCCCGCATCAAGCGGGAGCCGCCCGAGTCGCTGATCCTGTGCGACCAGTGCGGGCGCATCCTGGTGCGCTGA
- a CDS encoding DNA double-strand break repair nuclease NurA, whose protein sequence is MPAPTLERAARRIATLLGGAGGSIRDPGDGGAALDFEADVVVRPLDRLGPPADVWAVDGGQALVADARCLQVLATRAARVRFVSGRCVVEDEGELRHHLLGGAEERAAAVAALGLEGLAADTSVDVNLLRDRWEWDAVARSVEEAGPGALVLVDGDLQPDWRIPSSFLAGLLARAAERGATLAGVIKHSSLSRGGAPLVGQLELEAARSLGPRATWWAPVARTRAAERPDAGEGIQVLAARLDPDARFAFRVDLPAAADPAVILGRLSALCDDAAFPGYPYPLTVADRLAACPGWVRSESWLQLEELLRREGVAAAVTERAFADRHRLMERS, encoded by the coding sequence ATGCCCGCACCCACCCTGGAACGAGCCGCCCGGCGCATCGCCACGCTCCTCGGGGGCGCGGGCGGGAGCATCCGGGACCCGGGCGACGGCGGTGCCGCCCTCGACTTCGAGGCGGACGTGGTCGTCAGGCCCCTGGACCGGCTGGGCCCCCCGGCGGACGTGTGGGCGGTGGACGGGGGCCAGGCCCTGGTGGCCGACGCCCGCTGCCTCCAGGTGCTGGCCACCCGCGCCGCCCGGGTGCGCTTCGTGTCCGGACGCTGCGTGGTGGAGGACGAGGGCGAGCTGCGCCACCACCTGCTGGGTGGAGCCGAGGAGCGGGCGGCGGCGGTGGCGGCGCTGGGGCTGGAGGGCCTGGCCGCCGACACGTCGGTGGACGTCAACCTCCTCCGGGACCGCTGGGAGTGGGACGCGGTGGCGCGCAGCGTGGAGGAAGCGGGCCCGGGAGCCCTCGTGCTGGTGGACGGCGACCTCCAGCCCGACTGGCGCATCCCGTCGTCGTTCCTGGCCGGCCTCCTGGCCCGGGCGGCCGAGCGGGGCGCCACGCTGGCCGGCGTCATCAAGCACTCGTCGCTGTCGCGCGGCGGCGCGCCCCTGGTCGGCCAGCTGGAGCTGGAGGCGGCCCGGTCGCTGGGGCCGCGGGCGACGTGGTGGGCGCCGGTCGCCCGCACCCGGGCCGCCGAGCGGCCCGACGCCGGGGAGGGGATCCAGGTCCTGGCCGCCCGCCTCGACCCCGACGCCCGCTTCGCCTTCCGGGTCGACCTGCCGGCGGCCGCCGACCCGGCCGTCATCCTCGGGCGGCTGTCCGCCCTGTGCGACGACGCCGCCTTCCCCGGCTACCCGTACCCGCTCACCGTCGCCGACCGGCTGGCCGCCTGCCCGGGCTGGGTCCGCAGCGAGTCGTGGCTCCAGCTCGAGGAGCTGCTGCGCCGCGAGGGCGTGGCCGCCGCCGTCACCGAGCGGGCGTTCGCCGACCGCCACCGCCTGATGGAGCGGTCGTGA
- a CDS encoding PBP1A family penicillin-binding protein: MRPAARFTATLLGAGAGVAVGIAMLAPSIEAVLSAGEIGEPTDVSALGEVAQNSVVYSRDGKMLAVLHAEENRSPVPLDKVPGHVVDAILDVEDERFWEHGGVNLRSTLRALVTNVQSGEVVQGGSTITQQLVKNALLTPEKSVDRKVKEAVLAVRLEDRLSKEEILERYLNIVYFGNGAYGLQAAAETYFNSRVEELTVAQAALLAGIIRNPQGYEPVKNPDVARKRRDLVLAQMVSNGHLPAAEADRLRREGIPTRVFKPLPPPNDYFVEEVKQRLLADERLGETVQERYNAVFKGGLRIYTSLDNRMQAAAEEHRDRVLPPSLLRERFTSALVTVEPGTGYVRAMVAGDDFGKAKYNLATQGKRQPGSSFKIFVLLAALEAGVSPNDTINGSAGCVVRIPGFAPYKPENYEGSKGGVMSITNATARSLNCAYARLGAIVGLDKVKDMAVRLGLPGDRVDAFPAMTLGSEEVTPLEMAAAFAAIANDGVYVPPSFVEKVLDRTGDVIFEGPRAGKRAFPAQTARVAAQVMRAVVDKGTGTAARLPGRQVAGKTGTSQNHENAWFVGFTPQLATAVWMGSPTGNEAMFVGGRRVTGGSYPARIWGGYMAAAHEGMERVAFEAPNAKLIKKGTFLRDKGGSSSAPERPRKRPTARPTTTAAPVGGGGDGEPAPTAVPTTGAPAPAPAPAPEPTAAPPTAPPSPSATAPGQGGGSP, translated from the coding sequence GTGCGACCAGCGGCCCGTTTCACCGCCACCCTCCTGGGAGCGGGTGCCGGTGTGGCCGTCGGCATCGCCATGCTGGCCCCCAGCATCGAGGCCGTGCTCAGCGCCGGCGAGATCGGGGAGCCCACCGACGTGAGCGCCCTCGGCGAGGTGGCCCAGAACTCCGTCGTCTACAGCCGCGACGGCAAGATGCTGGCCGTCCTCCACGCCGAGGAGAACCGCTCACCCGTCCCGCTCGACAAGGTCCCCGGCCACGTCGTGGACGCCATCCTCGACGTGGAGGACGAGCGCTTCTGGGAGCACGGCGGGGTGAACCTGCGGTCCACGCTGCGCGCCCTCGTCACCAACGTGCAGTCGGGCGAGGTCGTCCAGGGAGGGTCCACCATCACCCAGCAGCTGGTGAAGAACGCCCTGCTGACCCCGGAGAAGAGCGTCGACCGCAAGGTGAAGGAGGCCGTCCTGGCCGTACGGCTGGAGGACCGCCTCTCCAAGGAGGAGATCCTCGAGCGGTACCTGAACATCGTCTACTTCGGCAACGGGGCGTACGGCCTCCAGGCGGCGGCCGAGACGTACTTCAACAGCCGGGTGGAGGAGCTCACCGTCGCCCAGGCCGCGCTCCTGGCCGGCATCATCCGCAACCCCCAGGGCTACGAGCCGGTGAAGAACCCGGACGTGGCCCGCAAGCGCCGGGACCTGGTGCTCGCCCAGATGGTGTCCAACGGCCACCTGCCGGCGGCGGAGGCCGACCGTCTCCGACGGGAGGGCATCCCCACCCGCGTCTTCAAGCCCCTGCCGCCCCCGAACGACTACTTCGTCGAGGAGGTCAAACAGCGCCTGCTGGCCGACGAGCGCCTCGGGGAGACCGTGCAGGAGCGCTACAACGCGGTGTTCAAGGGCGGCCTGCGGATCTACACGAGCCTCGACAACCGCATGCAGGCGGCGGCCGAGGAGCACCGCGACCGGGTGCTGCCGCCGTCCCTGCTGCGGGAGCGCTTCACCAGCGCCCTCGTCACCGTCGAGCCGGGGACGGGCTACGTCCGGGCCATGGTGGCGGGCGACGACTTCGGCAAGGCCAAGTACAACCTGGCCACCCAGGGCAAGCGCCAGCCCGGGTCGTCGTTCAAGATCTTCGTCCTCCTGGCCGCCCTCGAGGCGGGCGTCAGCCCCAACGACACCATCAACGGGTCGGCCGGCTGCGTGGTGAGGATCCCCGGCTTCGCTCCCTACAAGCCGGAGAACTACGAGGGCTCCAAGGGTGGCGTGATGTCGATCACCAACGCCACCGCCAGGTCGCTCAACTGCGCCTACGCCCGGCTCGGCGCCATCGTGGGGCTGGACAAGGTCAAGGACATGGCCGTCCGCCTCGGCCTTCCCGGGGACCGCGTCGACGCCTTCCCGGCCATGACGCTGGGCTCCGAGGAGGTGACGCCCCTGGAGATGGCGGCCGCCTTCGCCGCCATCGCCAACGACGGGGTGTACGTGCCGCCGTCGTTCGTGGAGAAGGTCCTGGACCGGACGGGCGACGTGATCTTCGAGGGCCCCCGGGCGGGCAAGCGCGCCTTCCCCGCCCAGACCGCCCGGGTCGCCGCCCAGGTGATGCGGGCGGTGGTGGACAAGGGGACGGGGACGGCCGCCCGGCTGCCCGGGCGCCAGGTCGCCGGGAAGACGGGGACGTCGCAGAACCACGAGAACGCCTGGTTCGTGGGGTTCACGCCCCAGCTCGCCACCGCCGTGTGGATGGGGTCGCCCACCGGCAATGAGGCGATGTTCGTGGGCGGCCGGCGGGTGACGGGGGGGTCGTACCCGGCGCGGATCTGGGGCGGCTACATGGCGGCCGCCCACGAGGGCATGGAGCGGGTCGCCTTCGAGGCGCCCAACGCCAAGCTGATCAAGAAGGGCACCTTCCTGAGGGACAAGGGCGGCAGCTCGTCGGCGCCCGAGCGGCCGCGCAAGCGCCCGACGGCCCGGCCCACCACCACCGCGGCGCCGGTCGGCGGGGGCGGGGACGGCGAGCCGGCACCGACGGCCGTTCCCACCACGGGGGCGCCCGCGCCGGCGCCCGCCCCGGCGCCCGAGCCCACCGCGGCGCCACCGACGGCGCCTCCGTCTCCGTCCGCCACCGCGCCCGGCCAGGGCGGGGGCTCGCCGTGA
- a CDS encoding ATP-binding cassette domain-containing protein, with translation MRECSAMTDAAISAEGITKRFGSVVALDGVDLAVPAGTVFGLLGPNGAGKTTMVRILTTLAAPDAGRARVLGLDVVRQARDVRTRIGLAGQYAAVDENLTGRENLRMVGRLAHLDRRTAVARADELLERFGLTGAGDRVARTYSGGMRRRLDLAAALVHRPPVLFLDEPTTGLDIRSRTDLWAVIAELVAEGTTLLLTTQYLEEADRLADRIAVVDQGRVVAEGTATELKARLGTTVVEVGMHEEWQAAEAAQLLARFASGSPVRDGTLVRFEVDDGPRVLVGVLSELEGRSLAPASVAVREPSLDEVFLAITGHTAAEAEAVPGEAGPGEAAEAVAEAGEAAEAEAEAGAGKAGPGEAQAGEAGEAGPGEAEAEAGEAGPGEAGPDAEPVRSRGAR, from the coding sequence ATGCGCGAGTGTTCCGCCATGACCGATGCCGCCATCTCCGCGGAGGGGATCACGAAGCGCTTCGGGAGCGTGGTGGCCCTCGACGGGGTCGACCTCGCCGTCCCGGCGGGCACCGTGTTCGGGCTGCTCGGCCCCAACGGGGCCGGGAAGACCACCATGGTCCGCATCCTCACCACCCTGGCCGCGCCCGACGCCGGGCGGGCCCGGGTGCTGGGGCTGGACGTCGTCCGCCAGGCCCGCGACGTACGCACGCGCATCGGCCTGGCCGGCCAGTACGCCGCCGTGGATGAGAACCTCACCGGGCGCGAGAACCTGCGCATGGTGGGCCGGCTCGCCCACCTCGACCGGCGCACGGCCGTCGCCCGGGCCGACGAGCTGCTCGAACGGTTCGGCCTGACGGGAGCCGGCGACCGCGTCGCCCGCACCTACTCGGGGGGCATGCGCCGCCGCCTCGACCTGGCCGCCGCGCTGGTCCACCGGCCACCCGTGCTGTTCCTCGACGAGCCCACCACCGGCCTCGACATCCGGAGCCGAACCGACCTGTGGGCGGTCATCGCCGAGCTGGTCGCCGAGGGCACCACGCTGCTCCTCACCACCCAGTACCTCGAGGAGGCCGACCGCCTGGCGGACCGCATCGCCGTGGTGGACCAGGGCCGCGTCGTCGCCGAGGGGACGGCGACGGAGCTCAAGGCGCGCCTTGGCACCACCGTGGTCGAGGTCGGCATGCACGAGGAGTGGCAGGCGGCCGAGGCGGCGCAGCTGCTGGCCCGGTTCGCGTCGGGCTCGCCCGTGCGCGACGGCACCCTCGTGCGCTTCGAGGTGGACGACGGGCCCCGGGTGCTCGTCGGCGTGCTCAGCGAGCTCGAGGGACGGTCGCTGGCGCCGGCGTCGGTCGCCGTGCGCGAGCCCAGCCTCGACGAGGTGTTCCTGGCCATCACCGGCCACACGGCCGCCGAGGCGGAGGCCGTGCCCGGGGAGGCCGGCCCCGGGGAGGCGGCCGAGGCGGTGGCGGAGGCCGGGGAGGCGGCCGAGGCGGAGGCAGAGGCCGGGGCTGGCAAGGCCGGCCCCGGGGAGGCGCAGGCGGGGGAGGCCGGGGAGGCGGGCCCCGGGGAGGCGGAGGCCGAGGCCGGCGAGGCCGGGCCCGGGGAGGCCGGCCCCGACGCCGAGCCGGTGCGCAGCCGAGGTGCCCGGTGA
- a CDS encoding DEAD/DEAH box helicase, whose product METQLDRSNFEALVSAEAWGVAAPSEVDVLQADTDRWTGALCGLLRETEEALADVAELTGDERAQVVADLTGERARLQAALRRVTGEDDDEGDGDGRAGDDDDEGVLALQASWDAGDVVVWAANRNVAPAGSDELHRLVAAAGAATVDWGLHRGVPLPTGERAAAVTAPISGALGWLVGVGAGQLCQDCAPSARWLGEVAAWATECVALGRMAPTLARADGAGGGGANGRHATGRWAVRWAPAAVDGARLRELAARMPGAVAALVPPPSSPERVCRSVLAAAIDAVCRAGAARLVTAATAAVARTRGDVAEAVLAGLDGTPFAAAARPASELADELKRWAAPVVNPGSVGLAVRLDAPEKDGGWLLTVEVSGLERQPIPVEQALSFGNRAKAQEADVHLRRLERLLPALLRPTRRRGQVVLGADEAWDLMTRLGATLVAAGFDVKVPAVSRRRTGPKLHLRADALGGPTKVGAQQLSSVRWSVLFGDAELDAADIARLAAQARPLVRVRGRWVELERADLTAAAKALAERVGTTELSGAAILRHAVGLEGGALGGPVVIDGGGWAVDLVKGATESPPTPLAAPPGFKGELRSYQAEARGWLRFLDTAGLGGCLAMDMGLGKTPTVLAHLLETRGQGPVLVVAPPAVLGNWAAEASRFTPALIVRVHHGTARAAASELANLADRADVVLTTYATAVRDVDALAGVEWRRVVVDEAQTIKNPASETAQQLRRIPARNRLALTGTPIENGLGDLWSILDFTNPGLVGPRPVFVEQLSKTSGTGSPGEAALRALNGLLVFRRSKAEPEIAAELPDKIDELDHCGMTPEQIGLYQAVLDRLIPAGAPLPLGEDPAVRKGQILAAITALKQICDHPAAYVHDDKEPLAGRSGKLSRLEELLEAIFAAGERVLIFTHFATWGERLAAYLTERFGQPIACYHGGLTRPVRDRMVKDFQEGTGAGALVLSIKAGGSGLNLTAANHVVLYDRWWNPAVEDQARDRAWRIGQQSTVISHRLVCPGTVDERVEEVVAGKRVIADLALPASSSLGDLGPEQLRAALGLRPDEVIAETADGAVGEEETAA is encoded by the coding sequence GTGGAGACCCAACTGGACCGATCGAACTTCGAGGCGCTCGTCTCGGCCGAGGCGTGGGGCGTCGCCGCGCCCAGCGAGGTGGACGTGCTCCAGGCGGACACCGACCGCTGGACCGGGGCCCTGTGCGGCCTGCTGCGCGAGACGGAGGAGGCGCTGGCCGACGTCGCCGAGCTGACGGGCGACGAGCGGGCCCAGGTCGTGGCCGACCTGACGGGCGAGCGGGCGCGTCTCCAGGCCGCACTCCGCCGGGTCACCGGCGAGGACGACGACGAGGGCGACGGCGACGGCCGGGCGGGCGACGACGACGACGAGGGCGTCCTCGCCCTCCAGGCGTCGTGGGACGCCGGCGACGTGGTGGTGTGGGCGGCCAACCGCAACGTGGCGCCGGCCGGCTCGGACGAGCTCCACCGGCTGGTCGCCGCCGCCGGCGCCGCCACCGTCGACTGGGGCCTGCACCGCGGTGTGCCGCTGCCCACGGGGGAGCGGGCGGCCGCCGTCACGGCGCCGATCAGCGGCGCCCTCGGCTGGCTGGTCGGCGTCGGCGCCGGGCAGTTGTGCCAGGACTGCGCACCCAGCGCCCGCTGGCTGGGCGAGGTCGCCGCGTGGGCGACCGAGTGCGTGGCCCTGGGGCGCATGGCGCCCACTCTGGCGCGGGCCGACGGCGCGGGCGGCGGCGGGGCCAACGGCCGCCACGCCACCGGGCGGTGGGCCGTGCGCTGGGCGCCGGCCGCCGTCGACGGCGCCCGGCTCCGGGAGCTGGCCGCCCGCATGCCCGGCGCCGTGGCGGCGCTCGTCCCGCCGCCCTCGAGCCCCGAGCGGGTGTGCCGATCGGTGCTGGCCGCCGCCATCGACGCCGTGTGCCGGGCCGGCGCCGCCCGCCTGGTGACCGCCGCCACCGCCGCCGTCGCCCGCACCCGCGGCGACGTGGCCGAGGCGGTCCTGGCCGGCCTCGACGGCACGCCGTTCGCGGCCGCGGCCCGTCCCGCCAGCGAGCTGGCCGACGAGCTGAAGCGGTGGGCCGCCCCGGTGGTGAACCCGGGGTCGGTCGGCCTGGCCGTCCGCCTGGACGCTCCGGAGAAGGACGGCGGCTGGCTGCTCACCGTCGAGGTGAGCGGGCTGGAGCGCCAGCCCATCCCCGTCGAGCAGGCGCTCTCCTTCGGCAACCGGGCCAAGGCCCAGGAGGCCGACGTCCACCTGCGCCGCCTGGAGCGGCTGCTCCCCGCCCTCCTGCGCCCGACGCGGCGGCGGGGCCAGGTGGTCCTCGGCGCCGACGAGGCGTGGGACCTGATGACCCGCCTGGGAGCGACGCTGGTGGCCGCCGGCTTCGACGTGAAGGTCCCCGCCGTGTCCCGGCGGCGCACCGGCCCCAAGCTGCACCTGCGGGCCGACGCCCTGGGCGGGCCCACGAAGGTGGGGGCCCAGCAGCTGTCGAGCGTGCGCTGGTCGGTCCTGTTCGGCGACGCCGAGCTGGACGCCGCCGACATCGCCCGCCTGGCCGCCCAGGCCCGTCCCCTGGTGCGGGTGCGCGGCCGTTGGGTGGAGCTGGAGCGGGCCGATCTCACCGCCGCCGCCAAGGCCCTGGCCGAGCGGGTGGGCACGACCGAGCTGTCCGGCGCGGCGATCCTGCGCCACGCCGTCGGCCTGGAGGGCGGCGCCCTGGGCGGGCCGGTGGTCATCGACGGCGGCGGCTGGGCCGTCGACCTGGTCAAGGGCGCCACCGAGTCGCCGCCCACGCCCCTCGCCGCGCCGCCCGGGTTCAAGGGCGAGCTGCGGTCGTACCAGGCCGAGGCCCGGGGATGGCTGCGCTTCCTCGACACGGCGGGGCTCGGTGGGTGCCTGGCCATGGACATGGGGCTCGGGAAGACGCCCACGGTGCTGGCCCACCTGCTGGAGACCCGGGGGCAGGGGCCGGTGCTCGTCGTGGCCCCGCCCGCCGTGCTCGGCAACTGGGCGGCCGAGGCCTCCCGCTTCACGCCCGCCCTCATCGTCCGGGTCCACCACGGCACCGCCCGGGCGGCGGCGAGCGAGCTCGCCAACCTGGCCGACCGGGCCGACGTCGTCCTCACCACCTACGCCACGGCGGTGCGTGACGTCGACGCGCTGGCCGGGGTGGAGTGGCGCCGGGTGGTCGTCGACGAGGCACAGACGATCAAGAACCCGGCCAGCGAGACGGCCCAGCAGCTGCGCCGGATACCGGCCCGCAACCGCCTGGCGCTCACCGGTACACCGATCGAGAACGGCCTGGGCGACCTGTGGTCGATCCTCGACTTCACCAACCCCGGCCTGGTCGGCCCCCGTCCCGTGTTCGTCGAGCAGCTGTCGAAGACGAGCGGGACGGGCAGCCCGGGCGAGGCCGCCCTGCGCGCCCTGAACGGCCTGCTGGTGTTCCGGCGGTCCAAGGCGGAGCCCGAGATCGCCGCCGAGCTCCCCGACAAGATCGACGAGCTCGACCACTGCGGGATGACGCCGGAGCAGATCGGCCTGTACCAGGCGGTGCTGGACCGCCTCATCCCGGCCGGGGCGCCCCTGCCGCTGGGCGAGGACCCCGCCGTCCGCAAGGGCCAGATCCTGGCCGCCATCACCGCCCTGAAGCAGATCTGCGACCACCCGGCCGCCTACGTCCACGACGACAAGGAGCCGCTGGCGGGCCGGTCGGGCAAGCTCAGCCGGCTGGAGGAGCTGCTGGAGGCGATCTTCGCCGCCGGCGAGCGGGTGCTGATCTTCACCCACTTCGCCACGTGGGGCGAGCGCCTGGCCGCCTACCTCACCGAGCGCTTCGGCCAACCCATCGCCTGTTACCACGGCGGCCTCACCCGCCCCGTGCGCGACCGGATGGTGAAGGACTTCCAGGAGGGGACGGGCGCCGGCGCCCTCGTGCTGTCGATCAAGGCGGGCGGCTCGGGCCTCAACCTCACCGCCGCCAACCACGTCGTGCTCTACGACCGGTGGTGGAACCCGGCGGTCGAGGACCAGGCCCGGGACCGCGCCTGGCGCATCGGCCAGCAGTCCACCGTCATCAGCCACCGCCTGGTCTGCCCGGGCACCGTGGACGAGCGGGTGGAGGAGGTCGTGGCCGGCAAGCGCGTCATCGCCGACCTCGCCCTGCCCGCCAGCAGCTCCCTCGGAGACCTCGGGCCCGAGCAGCTGAGGGCCGCCCTCGGCCTGCGGCCCGACGAGGTCATCGCCGAGACGGCCGACGGCGCGGTCGGCGAGGAGGAGACGGCGGCATGA